From the genome of Muricauda sp. SCSIO 64092, one region includes:
- a CDS encoding alpha/beta hydrolase-fold protein, which translates to MLRIGYILFLLLMGTSLCAQDFSAYEKKLFTQGSGVLPYRILLPKNFDASKKYPLILFLHGSGERGNDNEKQLTHGGGLFLRDSIREQYPAIVVFPQCAKKSTWVKIDVSGEWGNRTFSFYEKAPPTQDMLLLEGLIKELRETYAIHGKQLYVGGLSMGGFGTFELVNRNPGLFSAAFPICGGANPKIARRLTRTDWWVFHGGADDVVPPEYSTQMVEALKAKRAKVKYSLYLAVKHNSWDYALKEPDLLPWLFSKPRLR; encoded by the coding sequence ATGCTTCGTATTGGATATATCCTATTTTTACTTTTAATGGGCACTTCACTTTGTGCACAGGATTTTTCAGCTTACGAAAAGAAATTGTTTACCCAGGGAAGTGGTGTTTTGCCCTACCGCATTTTACTTCCCAAAAACTTTGATGCTTCAAAAAAATATCCCCTGATCTTATTTTTGCATGGCTCCGGAGAACGGGGGAATGACAATGAAAAACAGCTCACCCATGGCGGTGGGTTATTTCTTAGGGATTCCATAAGGGAGCAGTATCCGGCTATCGTAGTTTTCCCCCAATGTGCCAAAAAGAGTACATGGGTCAAAATTGACGTGAGTGGTGAATGGGGAAACAGAACGTTCAGTTTCTATGAGAAAGCCCCACCCACCCAAGACATGTTATTACTGGAAGGCTTGATAAAGGAGTTGAGGGAAACCTATGCCATCCATGGAAAACAACTGTATGTAGGGGGGCTCTCCATGGGAGGATTTGGAACCTTTGAGTTGGTCAACAGGAATCCGGGGCTGTTTTCCGCGGCTTTTCCAATTTGTGGAGGGGCCAACCCGAAGATTGCAAGAAGGCTCACGCGGACAGACTGGTGGGTTTTTCATGGTGGTGCGGACGATGTGGTGCCACCGGAATATTCCACCCAAATGGTGGAGGCCTTAAAGGCAAAACGGGCAAAGGTGAAATATTCCCTATATCTGGCGGTAAAACACAACAGTTGGGACTATGCCCTAAAAGAACCGGATTTGTTGCCCTGGCTATTTTCTAAACCAAGATTGAGATGA
- a CDS encoding 3'-5' exonuclease — protein sequence MQLNLTKPICFFDLETTGTNVAKDRIVEVSILKVFPNGNKESKTWLVNPEMEIPDEVVEVHGISNEKVANEPTFKQLSKEIYAMIRDSDLAGFNSDRFDIPLLAEEMLRAEVDFDMKHMVSVDIQTIFHKMEKRTLGAAYQFYCGKNLEDAHSAEADTKATYEVLLAQLERYPELENNVKKLSEFTTRKQSLDFAGFIAKGKDGEPIFTFGKHKGKKVNDVLENEPGYFGWIINADFPLYTKKVLTQIKLSKLNNKLS from the coding sequence ATGCAATTGAACTTAACAAAACCCATATGTTTTTTTGATTTGGAAACCACAGGCACCAATGTGGCCAAGGACCGGATTGTTGAGGTCTCCATTTTAAAGGTTTTTCCCAATGGAAACAAGGAAAGCAAAACATGGTTGGTGAACCCGGAAATGGAAATACCCGACGAAGTTGTCGAGGTACATGGTATTTCCAACGAAAAAGTGGCCAATGAACCTACCTTTAAGCAACTGTCCAAGGAAATCTACGCCATGATAAGGGACAGTGATTTGGCCGGATTTAATTCGGACCGGTTTGATATTCCCTTATTGGCCGAAGAAATGCTAAGGGCCGAGGTGGATTTTGATATGAAACATATGGTATCCGTGGATATCCAGACCATATTCCATAAAATGGAAAAGCGTACCCTGGGTGCCGCCTATCAATTCTATTGCGGTAAAAACCTGGAGGATGCCCATAGTGCCGAGGCGGATACAAAAGCCACCTATGAAGTGCTTTTGGCCCAATTGGAGCGCTATCCGGAGTTGGAGAACAATGTAAAAAAGCTTTCAGAATTCACTACAAGAAAGCAATCCCTGGACTTTGCCGGTTTTATTGCCAAGGGCAAGGATGGGGAACCCATTTTTACTTTTGGTAAACATAAGGGCAAAAAGGTAAACGATGTGTTGGAAAATGAACCGGGTTATTTTGGCTGGATCATCAATGCCGATTTTCCGTTGTACACCAAAAAAGTGCTGACCCAAATTAAGTTGAGCAAGCTCAATAATAAATTAAGCTAG
- a CDS encoding Hpt domain-containing protein — MIYTLDKINEMAEGDEDFVISVISVFLEEVPEDMAALESAIASENFEQIGKMAHKIKPNVDLLGMEQTRANAYELEKLGKNSGSLDEIKAKFPLLKRDVEQVVAELRKDFDL, encoded by the coding sequence ATGATTTATACATTGGATAAGATCAATGAAATGGCCGAAGGCGATGAAGATTTCGTTATTTCAGTCATTTCAGTTTTTTTGGAAGAGGTGCCGGAAGATATGGCCGCTTTGGAAAGTGCCATAGCCTCGGAGAATTTTGAACAGATTGGCAAAATGGCCCATAAAATAAAGCCCAATGTGGACTTATTGGGCATGGAGCAGACCAGAGCCAACGCTTACGAATTGGAGAAGCTGGGAAAGAATTCCGGTAGTCTGGATGAAATCAAAGCAAAATTTCCACTTCTGAAGCGGGATGTGGAACAGGTCGTTGCAGAACTTCGAAAGGACTTTGACCTCTAA
- a CDS encoding sodium:solute symporter, whose translation MSAFQILLLVGAYFLVLLLISYFTGRNDSNTDFFKAGRQSPWYLVAFGMVGASLSGVTFISVPGWVETSQFSYMQVVLGYLVGYFVVAFVLLPIYYRLNLTSIYEYLKGRFGPTSHKTGAFFFFISRVLGAAFRLFLVAIVLQQFVFDDFGIPFEITVVISILLIWIYTNKGGIKTIVWTDTLQTAFMILAVILSIIFINRELDWSFGEFLASNELKTYSRFLFIDDFLARNHFIKSFIGGMFVTICMTGLDQDMMQKNLTCTNLKEAQKNMISFSFVLVGVTFLFMLLGALLFIYANKNDIAIPLMDGSPKTDLLFPEIALNSGLGLTLSITFMLGLIAAAYSSADSALTSLTTSFCVDFIKMDGKTEAEQKSIRKRTHIWMSLALVIVIVAFKYILSSNVIDSLLTVAGYTYGPLLGLFAFGIFTKHQIRDKYVWVVALLSVVVISILGSLEPEYLGGYELGYELLPLNGMLTFLGLWLIRKEKQQ comes from the coding sequence ATGTCCGCCTTTCAGATACTATTACTTGTTGGAGCCTATTTTCTTGTCCTATTGCTCATATCCTACTTTACCGGACGGAACGACTCCAATACTGATTTCTTCAAAGCGGGACGGCAATCCCCTTGGTATTTAGTGGCCTTTGGAATGGTTGGGGCATCGCTCTCCGGAGTTACCTTCATTTCCGTCCCTGGCTGGGTGGAAACATCCCAATTCAGTTATATGCAGGTGGTATTGGGTTACTTGGTGGGATATTTTGTGGTTGCTTTTGTATTGTTGCCCATCTACTATAGGCTAAACCTGACATCCATTTACGAATACTTAAAGGGACGGTTTGGACCAACCAGTCATAAGACAGGGGCTTTTTTCTTTTTTATTTCCAGGGTCCTTGGTGCAGCTTTTCGGTTGTTCCTGGTCGCAATAGTACTCCAACAGTTTGTTTTTGATGATTTTGGAATACCGTTTGAAATTACCGTGGTCATCTCCATTCTGCTGATTTGGATCTACACCAACAAAGGTGGTATTAAAACCATAGTGTGGACCGATACCTTACAGACCGCTTTTATGATTTTGGCAGTGATTTTGTCAATTATTTTTATCAACAGGGAATTGGACTGGAGTTTTGGGGAATTCCTGGCCTCCAACGAACTCAAAACCTACAGCAGGTTTTTGTTTATCGATGATTTTCTTGCCCGAAACCATTTTATCAAGTCTTTTATCGGGGGAATGTTCGTCACCATTTGCATGACGGGCCTTGATCAGGATATGATGCAAAAAAACCTGACCTGCACGAACCTTAAGGAAGCTCAAAAAAATATGATCTCCTTTAGCTTTGTGCTTGTTGGGGTCACCTTTCTGTTTATGCTTTTGGGAGCGCTCCTGTTCATCTATGCCAACAAAAATGATATTGCCATCCCTTTAATGGACGGCTCCCCGAAAACCGATCTGCTCTTTCCTGAAATTGCCCTGAACAGTGGCTTGGGACTCACCTTATCCATAACCTTCATGCTGGGGTTGATAGCAGCTGCCTACAGTAGTGCGGACAGTGCCCTGACTTCATTGACCACCTCCTTTTGTGTTGATTTCATAAAAATGGATGGCAAAACCGAAGCAGAGCAAAAAAGCATCCGCAAACGAACCCATATTTGGATGAGTTTGGCCCTGGTCATTGTCATCGTTGCCTTTAAATACATTTTAAGCAGTAATGTCATAGATAGCCTATTGACCGTTGCGGGGTATACGTACGGTCCGTTATTGGGGCTGTTCGCCTTTGGTATTTTCACCAAACATCAAATTAGGGACAAGTATGTTTGGGTGGTAGCGTTGCTATCCGTTGTTGTCATCTCCATTCTGGGAAGCCTGGAACCTGAATATCTTGGGGGATATGAATTGGGATATGAATTATTGCCCCTAAATGGGATGTTGACTTTTTTGGGATTATGGTTGATACGAAAAGAAAAGCAGCAATAG
- a CDS encoding dihydrolipoamide acetyltransferase family protein, with translation MSKFELKLPQMGESVAEATLTTWLKEVGDTIELDEAVFEIATDKVDSEVPSEVEGKLLEKRFDVDDVIKVGEVVAVIEMEGGANGATTIQEAEPVTEVMPEVSEPAAQLENEIKAVRETVTGPAQDMGNAERFYSPLVKNIAKQEGISMAELDTIPGTGKEGRVTKNDILAFIENRGEKTVVAPKVESMPAPSPKAKEILAEVPKVEKPQPKASTVEVKDGDEIIPLTRMGKLIAQHMVDSVSTSAHVQSFVEVDVTNVVHWRNKIKKDFEQREGEKLTFTPIFMEAVAVAIKKFPMINISLDGDKVIKKKNINLGMAAALPDGNLIVPVIKNADQLNLVGMAKTVNDLANRARNNALKPDEIKDGTYTVTNVGTFGSVFGTPIINQPQVGILALGAIRKIPSVIETPEGDFIGIRHKMFLSHSYDHRVVNGALGGMFVKTVADYLEAWDLNRQI, from the coding sequence ATGTCAAAATTCGAATTAAAATTGCCGCAGATGGGAGAGAGTGTTGCCGAAGCTACGTTGACCACATGGTTAAAGGAAGTGGGTGACACCATTGAATTGGATGAAGCTGTCTTTGAAATTGCTACGGACAAAGTGGATTCTGAAGTGCCAAGCGAAGTGGAAGGGAAGCTCCTGGAAAAACGATTTGACGTTGATGATGTAATCAAAGTGGGTGAGGTGGTTGCCGTTATTGAAATGGAAGGTGGAGCCAATGGGGCCACTACAATACAGGAAGCTGAACCGGTTACGGAAGTGATGCCCGAAGTTTCGGAACCTGCTGCACAGTTGGAAAATGAAATCAAGGCCGTAAGGGAAACGGTCACCGGTCCTGCACAGGATATGGGCAATGCCGAGCGCTTCTATTCCCCTTTGGTCAAGAATATTGCGAAACAGGAAGGTATTTCCATGGCCGAGCTCGATACCATTCCCGGAACCGGAAAAGAAGGAAGGGTGACCAAAAATGATATCCTGGCCTTTATCGAGAACAGGGGGGAAAAGACCGTTGTTGCGCCAAAAGTGGAAAGCATGCCCGCCCCATCTCCAAAAGCCAAGGAAATCCTTGCGGAAGTGCCGAAAGTGGAAAAACCACAACCTAAGGCCAGTACAGTGGAAGTAAAAGATGGGGATGAAATCATTCCGTTGACCCGTATGGGTAAGCTGATTGCCCAGCATATGGTGGATAGTGTGTCCACTTCTGCCCATGTGCAGAGTTTTGTTGAAGTGGATGTGACCAATGTAGTTCATTGGCGTAATAAGATCAAAAAGGATTTTGAACAGCGCGAAGGCGAGAAGCTGACCTTTACCCCAATTTTTATGGAAGCGGTTGCGGTTGCCATAAAGAAATTCCCTATGATAAATATTTCATTGGATGGGGATAAGGTCATTAAAAAGAAAAACATCAATCTGGGCATGGCAGCTGCTTTACCCGACGGTAACCTCATAGTCCCAGTAATTAAAAATGCGGACCAATTGAATTTGGTGGGTATGGCCAAAACAGTCAATGATTTGGCAAACAGGGCCCGTAACAATGCATTGAAACCGGATGAAATCAAGGATGGAACATACACGGTAACCAATGTGGGAACCTTTGGGAGTGTATTCGGAACCCCGATCATCAATCAACCCCAGGTTGGGATTTTGGCATTGGGTGCCATCCGAAAAATACCCTCGGTAATTGAGACCCCGGAAGGTGACTTTATCGGTATCCGTCATAAAATGTTCCTCTCCCATAGTTATGATCACCGCGTGGTCAATGGGGCATTGGGAGGGATGTTTGTGAAGACCGTTGCCGATTATTTGGAGGCCTGGGACCTAAACCGGCAAATCTAA
- the recR gene encoding recombination mediator RecR — MEFSSKLLENAVYEMSQLPGIGKRTALRLVLHLLKQPNERTQHLAASLSKLREEVNFCRSCYNISDTEICEICSNPKRDKSVICVVEDIRDVMAIENTAQFQGLYHVLGGKISPIEGVGPQDLNIVPLVNRVKTGEVKELIFALSSTMEGDTTNFYIYKQLEGLDVATSTIARGISVGDELEYADEVTLGRSILNRVPFENSIKAS, encoded by the coding sequence ATGGAATTCTCTTCTAAACTATTGGAAAATGCGGTGTATGAGATGTCCCAATTACCGGGTATTGGTAAGCGTACCGCATTGCGTTTGGTATTGCATCTGCTCAAACAACCAAATGAGCGGACCCAACACCTGGCAGCGTCATTGTCCAAGTTAAGGGAAGAGGTCAACTTTTGCCGTAGTTGTTACAATATTTCGGATACCGAGATTTGTGAAATCTGTTCCAATCCCAAGCGGGATAAAAGTGTCATTTGTGTGGTGGAGGATATCCGGGATGTTATGGCCATAGAGAATACGGCGCAATTTCAAGGGCTATATCATGTTTTGGGAGGTAAAATCTCTCCCATAGAAGGTGTTGGCCCGCAGGATTTGAATATTGTGCCTTTGGTGAATAGGGTAAAAACGGGAGAGGTCAAGGAACTCATATTTGCCTTGAGCAGTACTATGGAAGGGGATACCACTAATTTTTACATTTATAAGCAGTTGGAGGGACTGGATGTGGCCACTTCCACCATTGCAAGGGGAATTTCCGTAGGGGACGAATTGGAATATGCAGATGAGGTAACCTTGGGAAGAAGTATCCTAAATCGTGTGCCTTTTGAGAATTCCATTAAAGCATCATAA
- a CDS encoding fumarylacetoacetate hydrolase family protein: MKLICIGRNYAAHIDELQNERPTEPVVFIKPDSAILPKEQDFYIPDFSQDIHYEVEILVKIKKVGKHIAQQFAHNYYDEIGLGIDFTARDLQSQLKAKGLPWEKAKGFDGAAVIGKWNPKEKYENLDNLRFSLLKNGEKVQSGSTSLMLWKIDELIAHVSTYFMLKKGDILFTGTPSGVGRVSRNDYLQGWIENEELFSVNVR, from the coding sequence ATGAAATTGATTTGTATCGGCCGTAATTATGCGGCCCATATTGATGAACTCCAAAATGAACGTCCAACGGAACCCGTAGTGTTCATTAAACCGGATTCTGCTATTCTACCCAAAGAGCAGGACTTCTACATTCCGGATTTTTCGCAGGACATCCATTATGAGGTCGAGATTTTGGTGAAAATTAAAAAGGTGGGAAAACACATTGCCCAACAGTTTGCCCACAACTATTACGATGAAATTGGATTGGGAATCGATTTTACGGCAAGGGACTTGCAATCCCAACTTAAGGCTAAGGGACTGCCCTGGGAAAAAGCCAAGGGATTTGATGGAGCAGCAGTGATAGGTAAGTGGAATCCTAAGGAAAAGTACGAAAATTTGGATAATCTGAGGTTTTCATTGTTAAAAAATGGGGAAAAAGTACAAAGTGGTAGTACTAGCTTGATGTTGTGGAAGATAGATGAATTAATCGCCCATGTTTCTACCTATTTCATGCTCAAAAAAGGGGATATTCTGTTCACGGGTACTCCGTCAGGTGTTGGTAGAGTGTCTCGAAATGACTACCTTCAAGGGTGGATTGAAAATGAAGAGCTATTTTCAGTTAATGTCAGGTAA
- a CDS encoding CoA-binding protein gives MQNTLVFGASLKPNRYSFLAIQRLRENGENTFAFGLKSGFVGDVQIKTNLDELPKIDIVTLYLNPERQRGYYQDILGLQPRKVIFNPGTENPEFYQLLKRNTIKVEVACTLVLLATGQYKG, from the coding sequence ATGCAAAATACCCTAGTTTTTGGAGCCTCCTTAAAACCAAACAGATACAGTTTCCTCGCCATTCAGCGTCTCCGGGAGAATGGAGAAAACACATTCGCCTTTGGGCTAAAGTCTGGTTTTGTAGGCGACGTGCAAATTAAAACCAATTTGGATGAATTACCAAAAATTGACATTGTAACGTTGTATTTGAACCCTGAACGGCAAAGGGGATATTATCAGGATATCCTAGGCCTACAGCCCCGTAAGGTGATTTTTAATCCGGGGACGGAGAATCCTGAGTTCTACCAACTGCTCAAAAGGAATACTATTAAAGTGGAAGTGGCCTGCACGCTTGTGCTATTGGCTACGGGTCAATACAAAGGGTAA
- a CDS encoding 3-oxoacyl-ACP synthase III family protein yields the protein MYNSKITGLGYYVPDHVVTNDDLSKVMDTTDEWIQERTGIKERRHVNDPSETTTSMGVKAAKIAIERAGLDKSDIDFIIFATLSPDYYFPGPGVLVQRDLEMDTVGALDVRNQCSGFVYGVSVADQYVKSGMYKNILVIGSEVHSRGLDMTTRGRAVSVIFGDGAGAAVISREEDASKGILSSHLHSEGRHAEELTVIAPGMGKRWVTDILRDEDPNDESYFPYMNGQFVFKNAVVRFSEVIMEGLQKNKLSPEDIALLIPHQANLRISQFVQKKFGLADDQVYNNIVSYGNTTAASIPIALTEAWEKGKVKEGDVVVLAAFGSGFTWGSVIIRW from the coding sequence ATGTATAACTCTAAAATAACCGGACTGGGGTATTATGTTCCTGACCATGTGGTGACCAATGATGATCTTTCCAAGGTAATGGACACAACTGACGAATGGATACAGGAACGAACGGGAATCAAGGAAAGAAGGCATGTAAATGACCCTTCGGAGACGACGACTTCCATGGGTGTCAAGGCCGCTAAAATTGCAATTGAGCGCGCAGGACTTGACAAAAGCGATATCGATTTTATCATTTTTGCGACATTAAGCCCAGACTATTATTTTCCTGGCCCGGGTGTATTGGTGCAAAGGGATTTGGAAATGGACACGGTAGGAGCCCTGGATGTAAGGAATCAATGTTCCGGATTTGTTTATGGGGTATCTGTTGCCGACCAATATGTAAAGAGCGGGATGTACAAAAATATATTGGTGATAGGATCTGAGGTGCACTCCCGAGGATTGGACATGACTACACGGGGTCGTGCCGTTTCCGTTATTTTTGGAGATGGTGCAGGGGCCGCGGTCATTAGCAGGGAAGAGGATGCTTCCAAGGGAATCCTTTCGTCCCATTTACATTCTGAAGGGAGGCATGCAGAGGAACTTACGGTAATTGCCCCTGGCATGGGCAAAAGGTGGGTAACCGATATTTTGAGGGATGAAGACCCTAATGATGAATCTTATTTTCCGTATATGAATGGGCAATTTGTCTTTAAAAATGCTGTTGTTAGGTTTAGCGAGGTGATTATGGAAGGGCTACAAAAAAACAAGCTTTCTCCGGAAGATATCGCCCTGTTGATCCCGCATCAAGCCAACCTTAGGATTTCCCAGTTTGTACAGAAAAAATTTGGCCTGGCAGATGACCAGGTATACAATAACATTGTGAGTTACGGAAATACCACGGCAGCTTCCATACCCATTGCCTTGACCGAAGCATGGGAAAAAGGAAAGGTAAAAGAAGGGGATGTAGTTGTGTTGGCCGCTTTTGGGAGTGGTTTTACCTGGGGCAGTGTCATCATCCGTTGGTAA